In the genome of Halapricum salinum, one region contains:
- a CDS encoding glutamate--cysteine ligase: MDTGSASPFTRLGTLGIEEEFYVVDEAGRPTSGTDTLVYETDPPAVLEDKLDHELFKTVIEIQTRLIEDPDEAREALLEVRNALVEHAREHGYDIAAAGLHPLAKWRELEHADKPRYRKQLDRIQYPQHRNTTAGVHVHVGVDDGEKAMWIANELRWYLPVMLALSANSPYWNGFDTGLESARAKIFEGLPNTGMPTKFDSIDDFRAFERRMLDTDSINDRGELWFDVRPHTEYGTVEIRAPDGQADPDRTMAFVEYTHALVLDLAARYEDGESGSDLRRETLDENKWRAIRHGHDASFVTRDGEETVGLGDIVDRECSRLEISGIRDIYEAGSGSQRQRRLRENEGADALCDSLRLGIVDS; this comes from the coding sequence ATGGATACGGGCTCTGCGTCGCCGTTCACCCGCCTGGGAACGCTGGGTATCGAAGAGGAGTTCTACGTCGTCGACGAGGCGGGCCGTCCCACCTCCGGCACGGACACGCTCGTCTACGAGACCGACCCGCCTGCGGTGCTTGAAGACAAACTGGATCACGAACTGTTCAAGACCGTCATCGAGATCCAGACGCGCCTGATCGAAGATCCTGACGAGGCTCGCGAGGCCCTCCTCGAAGTTCGGAACGCGCTGGTCGAACACGCCCGCGAACACGGCTACGACATCGCCGCCGCAGGGTTGCACCCACTCGCCAAGTGGCGCGAACTCGAACACGCCGACAAACCCCGCTACCGCAAACAGCTCGACCGGATCCAGTATCCGCAGCACCGCAACACGACGGCAGGCGTCCACGTCCACGTGGGTGTCGACGACGGCGAGAAGGCGATGTGGATCGCCAACGAACTGCGGTGGTATCTCCCCGTGATGCTCGCACTCTCTGCGAACTCTCCGTACTGGAACGGCTTCGACACCGGCCTCGAATCGGCACGAGCCAAGATCTTCGAGGGGTTGCCCAACACCGGGATGCCCACGAAATTCGACTCGATAGACGACTTCCGGGCCTTCGAGCGGCGGATGCTCGACACCGACTCGATCAACGACCGCGGGGAGCTGTGGTTCGACGTGCGCCCGCACACCGAGTACGGGACCGTCGAAATCCGCGCGCCGGACGGGCAGGCCGACCCAGACCGGACGATGGCGTTCGTCGAATACACTCACGCGCTCGTCCTCGACCTCGCAGCGCGATACGAGGACGGTGAGTCCGGTAGCGACCTCCGACGGGAGACCCTCGACGAGAACAAGTGGCGCGCGATCCGCCACGGCCACGACGCCTCGTTCGTGACCCGGGACGGCGAAGAGACAGTCGGCCTGGGCGACATCGTCGACCGAGAGTGTTCACGGCTCGAAATCAGCGGGATTCGCGACATCTACGAGGCGGGCAGTGGGTCCCAGCGTCAGCGGCGGCTCCGCGAGAACGAGGGAGCGGACGCGCTCTGTGACTCGCTTCGGCTCGGAATCGTCGACTCCTGA
- a CDS encoding DUF2237 family protein: MQQQNVLGTALEPCSADPETGFLRDGNCTAVQRDPGRHEVCAVLTEEFLEYSTAQGNDLVTPRPDLNFPGLEPGDRWCLCLPRWEEAREAGVAPPVVLEATNEAVLDTVEAETLKEYDVEKRDV; the protein is encoded by the coding sequence ATGCAACAGCAGAACGTCCTCGGGACGGCCCTGGAACCCTGTAGCGCCGATCCCGAAACGGGGTTTCTCCGCGACGGGAACTGCACCGCCGTTCAACGTGATCCGGGCCGCCACGAAGTCTGTGCGGTGCTCACCGAGGAGTTTCTCGAATACAGTACAGCGCAGGGTAACGACCTCGTGACCCCGCGACCGGACCTCAATTTTCCGGGCCTGGAACCCGGCGATCGCTGGTGTCTCTGCCTCCCGCGATGGGAGGAAGCCCGCGAGGCCGGCGTCGCCCCGCCCGTCGTCCTGGAGGCGACCAATGAGGCCGTGCTGGATACCGTCGAGGCTGAGACGTTGAAAGAGTACGACGTCGAGAAGCGGGACGTGTAG
- a CDS encoding AbrB/MazE/SpoVT family DNA-binding domain-containing protein translates to MASETRTVGERGQVTIPKELRERLGIMGGDEVVVREEDGRVIIEQMTVRERLAEGYRARAGRDSQLEREMADVSAEADDDLGDAPEW, encoded by the coding sequence ATGGCTTCCGAAACACGGACAGTCGGGGAGCGCGGTCAGGTAACGATTCCGAAGGAGCTACGCGAACGGCTGGGGATCATGGGGGGAGACGAGGTCGTTGTTCGAGAGGAAGACGGACGAGTGATAATCGAACAGATGACGGTTCGTGAGCGACTCGCGGAAGGGTATCGAGCGCGGGCCGGGCGCGATAGTCAACTCGAACGAGAAATGGCGGACGTCTCAGCAGAAGCCGACGACGATCTCGGCGACGCCCCGGAGTGGTGA
- a CDS encoding type II toxin-antitoxin system PemK/MazF family toxin yields the protein MRVRRGDAVVVDLDPTKGSEQRGTRPCLVVQNDVGNENAPTTIVVPFTTSFGDELYPFEVLLRGEEGPLNEDSVALCSQVRTVSIDDRIRKNLGSIPDHRMDEVDQALRYSFGLVRPT from the coding sequence GTGCGAGTCCGTCGCGGTGATGCCGTCGTCGTCGACCTGGATCCGACGAAGGGGTCTGAACAGCGGGGAACCCGGCCCTGCCTGGTCGTCCAGAACGACGTCGGAAACGAGAACGCTCCGACGACGATCGTCGTCCCGTTCACCACGTCTTTTGGCGACGAACTGTACCCGTTCGAGGTGCTCCTCCGGGGCGAGGAAGGGCCACTGAACGAGGATTCGGTCGCGCTCTGTAGTCAGGTCCGGACCGTGTCGATAGATGACCGGATCCGGAAGAATCTCGGGTCGATTCCCGACCATCGCATGGACGAGGTCGATCAGGCGTTACGGTACAGCTTCGGCCTGGTGCGTCCGACCTGA
- a CDS encoding replication factor C large subunit, giving the protein MTDWTETYRPSTLSEVRGNDKARDALKEWADTWEDHREAVVLHGSPGVGKTSAAHALASDLGWPTIELNASDARTKDVIERVAGEAAKSGTLSQGGSGRRVVIMDEADNIHGNADRGGARAVTSLVKEADQPMILIANEFYEMGKGLRNACQDIEFRDVGKRSIVPVLRDICRKEGIEFEDAALDQIADMNSGDLRGAIKDLQALTEGRDSIVESDVVTGERDTTQGIFEYLDVVIKEGDAETALKSSYDVDETPDDLINWIADNVPKDFEGAELARAYDALARADQWLGRVRATQNYSFWKYAGDNMTAGVAAARGSQKGGWTRYGPPSYWSKLGRSKGTRKTRDYIAREIATTNGVSISTARREIMPFLATMTHHCKNRELTVAMAAAYDLSAGHVAFITGSGEDTNKVQSIVEDAETLREEAAVAASGDAFAGGRAGQSESTDAAADEASTTKRADEGEQQAASTDAADDSGAEESEEADDDGQTGLSDFM; this is encoded by the coding sequence ATGACCGACTGGACGGAGACGTACCGCCCGTCGACGCTGTCGGAAGTCCGGGGCAACGACAAGGCCCGCGACGCCCTGAAAGAGTGGGCCGACACCTGGGAGGACCACCGGGAGGCGGTCGTGCTCCACGGCTCGCCGGGCGTCGGCAAGACCTCTGCGGCACACGCCCTCGCCAGTGACCTGGGCTGGCCGACGATCGAACTCAACGCCAGCGACGCCCGCACGAAGGACGTCATCGAGCGCGTCGCGGGCGAGGCCGCGAAATCCGGCACCTTGAGCCAGGGCGGGTCGGGTCGCCGGGTCGTCATCATGGACGAGGCCGACAACATCCACGGCAACGCCGACCGCGGCGGGGCACGGGCGGTCACGTCGCTCGTCAAGGAGGCCGACCAGCCGATGATCCTCATCGCCAACGAGTTCTACGAGATGGGAAAGGGGCTGCGAAACGCCTGTCAGGACATCGAGTTCCGGGACGTCGGCAAGCGCTCGATCGTGCCCGTCCTCAGGGACATCTGCCGCAAAGAGGGAATCGAGTTCGAGGACGCCGCGCTGGATCAGATCGCAGATATGAATTCGGGAGATCTCCGCGGCGCGATCAAGGACCTGCAGGCGCTGACCGAGGGGCGGGATTCGATCGTCGAATCGGACGTCGTCACGGGCGAGCGCGACACCACGCAGGGAATCTTCGAGTATCTGGACGTCGTCATCAAGGAGGGCGACGCCGAAACGGCGCTCAAATCGTCCTACGACGTCGACGAGACGCCGGACGACCTGATCAACTGGATCGCGGACAACGTCCCAAAGGACTTCGAGGGCGCAGAGCTCGCGCGGGCCTACGACGCGCTGGCCCGAGCCGATCAGTGGCTCGGCCGGGTTCGAGCCACGCAGAACTACAGCTTCTGGAAGTACGCCGGCGACAACATGACTGCGGGCGTCGCCGCTGCTCGCGGGAGTCAGAAAGGCGGCTGGACACGTTACGGGCCACCCTCCTACTGGTCGAAACTCGGGCGCTCGAAGGGGACCCGGAAGACCCGCGATTACATCGCTCGCGAGATTGCGACCACCAACGGCGTCAGTATCTCGACGGCTCGGCGGGAGATCATGCCCTTCCTTGCGACGATGACTCATCACTGCAAGAACCGTGAGCTCACGGTTGCGATGGCTGCTGCGTACGACCTGAGTGCCGGTCACGTCGCCTTCATCACAGGGAGTGGCGAGGACACGAACAAGGTCCAGTCGATCGTCGAGGACGCCGAGACGCTTCGGGAAGAAGCGGCCGTCGCGGCCAGCGGTGACGCGTTCGCTGGTGGCCGCGCGGGCCAGTCCGAGTCGACCGACGCAGCGGCGGACGAAGCGAGCACTACGAAACGAGCAGACGAGGGCGAGCAGCAAGCGGCCTCGACAGACGCAGCCGACGATTCGGGGGCCGAGGAGTCCGAGGAGGCAGACGACGACGGACAGACTGGTCTCTCGGACTTCATGTGA
- a CDS encoding PAS domain-containing protein, producing MSEPGIVLVDPDGRLQPVADALRSASLPIAERVPGLDEVETTPDCLVVLDAPETEDKPEVNALPLLDDARERFDAPVVVYTRRAGHESVRAPLDLGATDVIRVPASRPALIARRIEHAAGYGADFEPSSAQLSSLLRNYPHTLFIKDDLGRFANVTTHTAGNYGFTREQLIGMTDYELFEANHADELWEQEQRLVADGQAMINDVEEYVDQGGNRRWVSTTKVPRYDESGEIVGLVGGTQDVTPAKQQETLMAALHEASRELSRATTKPEIAAVTVDIAREIDYLPAVEVALERGDELAPIESSPTDAAESIFDRYRTAFRRTHERGETHYVDSDDAITRDASTIVDAVFEGSFEHGDVGIVIPLGGHGVLGLVAPSGAVDEFSDRLAHVLASNVAAAFDRAERERELARKNRQLEEFATLGAHELRNRLQIALANVARERATRDSQRLEGTEHTLERMERLLTQLLQLAQTSKIPRTTDATDLREAAASAWTKIETDHATIDPPPEATLAANSDSLIELFDFLFTNSVEHAGAPASIDVGLLDHGFYVADDGVGIPDEQKADLFEVEYADAAEDSGYGLYIVSAIVEAHDWEIDVRDSDSGGARFEITGVDWY from the coding sequence ATGTCAGAGCCAGGTATCGTACTCGTCGACCCGGACGGTCGTCTCCAACCGGTAGCCGACGCGCTCCGGTCGGCGTCGCTCCCGATCGCGGAACGCGTCCCCGGCCTCGACGAGGTCGAGACGACCCCGGACTGTCTGGTCGTTCTGGACGCGCCCGAGACGGAGGACAAGCCCGAGGTGAACGCCCTCCCTCTTCTGGACGACGCACGTGAGCGATTCGATGCCCCCGTCGTCGTCTACACGCGACGCGCCGGACACGAGTCTGTGCGGGCGCCGCTAGATCTCGGTGCGACGGACGTGATCCGCGTCCCGGCGTCTCGACCGGCGTTGATCGCCCGTCGGATTGAGCACGCGGCGGGGTACGGCGCCGACTTCGAACCCAGCTCGGCTCAGTTGTCGTCGCTCCTTCGGAATTACCCGCACACACTGTTCATCAAGGACGATCTTGGTCGGTTCGCCAACGTCACGACCCACACGGCGGGCAACTACGGCTTCACGCGCGAGCAGTTGATCGGGATGACGGACTACGAACTGTTCGAGGCCAACCACGCTGACGAACTCTGGGAACAGGAACAACGGCTCGTCGCAGACGGGCAGGCGATGATCAACGACGTCGAAGAGTACGTCGATCAGGGTGGAAACCGACGCTGGGTCAGCACCACGAAAGTCCCCCGCTACGACGAGAGCGGTGAAATCGTCGGACTCGTGGGCGGCACGCAGGACGTCACACCAGCGAAACAGCAAGAGACACTGATGGCGGCTCTCCACGAGGCCAGCCGAGAACTCTCGCGAGCGACGACCAAACCCGAGATCGCCGCCGTCACCGTGGACATCGCCCGGGAGATCGACTACCTGCCGGCAGTAGAAGTCGCGCTCGAACGCGGCGATGAACTCGCCCCGATCGAGAGTAGCCCGACAGACGCAGCCGAGTCGATCTTCGACCGCTACCGGACGGCGTTTCGGCGGACCCACGAACGCGGTGAAACCCACTACGTCGATTCGGACGACGCGATCACACGTGACGCGTCGACGATCGTCGACGCCGTCTTCGAGGGGTCGTTCGAACACGGTGACGTCGGGATCGTCATCCCCCTGGGTGGCCACGGCGTACTCGGGCTGGTCGCCCCCAGCGGGGCTGTCGACGAGTTCAGCGATCGGCTCGCGCACGTCCTGGCCTCGAACGTCGCGGCCGCATTCGACCGCGCCGAGCGCGAACGCGAACTGGCCCGGAAGAACCGCCAGCTCGAAGAGTTCGCGACGCTCGGCGCACACGAGCTTCGCAACCGTTTGCAGATCGCGCTCGCAAACGTCGCTCGCGAGCGTGCCACTCGAGACTCCCAGCGGCTAGAGGGGACCGAGCACACACTCGAACGAATGGAACGTCTGCTGACGCAGCTGTTACAGCTGGCCCAGACGAGCAAGATTCCCCGTACGACCGATGCGACCGATCTCCGCGAAGCTGCGGCGAGCGCCTGGACGAAGATCGAAACCGACCACGCGACGATCGATCCCCCGCCCGAGGCGACGCTCGCAGCCAACTCGGACTCGCTGATCGAACTGTTCGACTTCCTGTTTACCAACAGCGTCGAGCACGCTGGCGCTCCGGCCTCGATCGACGTGGGGCTGCTCGACCATGGCTTCTACGTCGCGGACGACGGCGTCGGAATACCGGACGAGCAGAAAGCAGATCTTTTCGAGGTCGAGTACGCCGATGCCGCAGAAGATTCAGGCTACGGCCTCTACATCGTCTCGGCCATCGTCGAGGCACACGACTGGGAGATCGACGTCCGTGACAGCGACTCGGGCGGCGCTCGCTTCGAGATCACCGGCGTCGACTGGTACTGA